In Solenopsis invicta isolate M01_SB chromosome 1, UNIL_Sinv_3.0, whole genome shotgun sequence, one genomic interval encodes:
- the LOC105201608 gene encoding bromodomain-containing protein 4 isoform X1: MSERNEVKMQQVDTISQNNSLDVEERERLCNIPKTSIPGKASTTPASPAKEPPPRDEPPLEPVNGIVQPPVVPPPNRPGRITNQLQFLQKGVLKPVWKHQFAWPFQQPVDAKKLNLPDYHKIIKKPMDLGTIKKRLENSYYWSGKECIQDFNTMFTNCYVYNKPGEDVVVMAQALEKLFLTKVAQMPKEEVELDPPVPKGPKGKKTGRVGGPGVGAVTPGAGRGRPSSGAAAVTSSVPNSLTPSATSAGTTGVIPMPPLGTQAPVSVPGSTNTTTIAPPSSMGVTPMATHNSLPQQVVPPTTGYHAQPAMDPQTAAAVPPPPQVPATPTVMPPSQPAKLKKGVKRKADTTTPTANAFDPLYAPMDSKNAKIPTRRESGRQIKKPTRQAEDGLVPYHQANMPLMGAMAQQPPHAGVKGKEKLSEALKSCNDILKELFAKKHSPYAWPFYKPVDAELLGLHDYHEIIKKPMDLGTVKTKMDNRQYKTAHEFASDVRLIFTNCYKYNPPDHDVVSMARKLQDIFEMRYAKVPDEPMGSSMVAMKGSSSGSGSSSGGDSSSESDDSVEVERTQKLLELQQELKAMQEQMRKLVEETGKKKNKKKKPDKPKSKPMSNKNSSLVASHTGAMKELMKPSGIPNVSDSVGASIASVAMGAGDLKMPGGIASDLHHQTTAVGPNKTHAAGSLGHHLPTAVNAKPKGKRGPGKAATTANTATKRPKANSRSTGNKKKNTGNQPPPITFDSEDEDNAKPMSYDEKRQLSLDINKLPGDKLGRVVHIIQSREPSLRDSNPDEIEIDFETLKPSTLRELESYVASCLRKKPHKKVSGKSKDEQMAEKKQELEKRLQDVTGQLGNVKKTAKKEDSSKSVDVVGTGGASGPSRLSASSSSSSDSDSSSSSLSSSSTDSSDSEAGNSSNRPHKKKAKKNAPSTGPPPTATVASAPTLNHSGALLMNNQPSANSTGPITKPPVTQPSNISSESGGNNNQQPVAVAAVTTGQNIPVASHASMPAQPSRPTALATAAPVKKPTPTPPPPPPPLPPTTSNPPTPSVSVPTPPPSVTPTNTNSMTASPAVSQQPQQPPASISSFPNANTSVPTDGTNLNQQSDLLQPYNTLASVPTTQSSLDQTLALKKEASFIQTQPTLDQTLALKKESSFIQTSHTTNNTNNNTNLSLPDVKSVSMMPTSNLNLGNINVTNLNMNLSQGLAAHMSMHNQLENMINTTASLTNIQNSHNVTMSQQHSNGFPNTKRGNSPNMLNNNGIPGLNMGMNMGTMSSIFDPLPIVTMPMQISQIALKKEEKPPFREIPISQPQLTQKPMDAGAFFAEMNTLGIPPMGNHTSAQLMPEKKMTPPDSKNSASNFASAFKNKTVEQNVKNASSWSSLAQASSPQSAAAGSSMKSAARDSFQAFKKQAKEKQDRQRALMEQQEMRRQQKEQAERERLMRQENERRREREEEDALDKVRKNIADQQGNVMTATTRAEEVKATTDTDSSSPSHSSSQDKSAAERERLRQREQERRRREAMASHIDMNLQSDLMAAFEESL; the protein is encoded by the exons ATGTCGGAAAG AAACGAAGTCAAGATGCAGCAGGTGGACACCATCTCGCAGAACAATTCT TTAGATGTGGAGGAGCGAGAAAGGCTGTGTAATATACCGAAG ACGAGTATACCTGGCAAGGCTTCAACTACGCCAGCGAGTCCTGCAAAGGAACCGCCTCCACGTGATGAACCACCTCTGGAACCGGTGAATGGCATAGTTCAACCACCGGTCGTTCCACCACCGAATCGTCCAGGACGTATCACGAATCAGttgcaatttttgcaaaaaggtGTTTTGAAGCCAGTATGGAAGCATCAATTTGCCTGGCCCTTCCAACAACCTGTAGATGCGAAAAAACTCAATTTACCA gatTATCACAAAATCATCAAAAAACCAATGGACTTGGGCACAATCAAAAAGCGGCTAGAGAATTCGTATTATTGGAGTGGGAAAGAATGCATTCAGGATTTCAATACCATGTTTACCAATTGTTATGTCTACAACAAGCCAGGAGAGGATGTTGTAGTCATGGCACAAGCTCTCGAAAAATTGTTTCTTACGAAG gTTGCCCAAATGCCGAAGGAAGAGGTGGAATTAGATCCACCTGTTCCGAAAGGACCCAAAGGCAAGAAAACTGGAAGAGTTGGTGGACCAGGAGTAGGTGCAGTAACTCCAGGAGCAGGTAGAGGACGGCCATCTTCTGGTGCAGCCGCCGTTACTTCCAGTGTACCAAATAGTTTAACACCTTCTGCTACATCAGCTGGAACAACAGGCGTAATACCAATGCCACCTCTTGGTACTCAGGCACCAGTTTCGGTACCTGGAAGCACAAATACAACTACCATCGCTCCACCATCAAGTATGGGTGTCACACCGATGGCTACTCACAATTCTCTGCCTCAGCAAGTTGTCCCTCCAACCACGGGTTACCATGCGCAGCCAGCAATGGATCCTCAAACAGCTGCTGCCGTACCGCCACCTCCACAAGTCCCTGCAACACCCACTGTAATGCCTCCGTCACAACCTGCCAAACTCAAAAAAGGAGTTAAAAGAAAAGCTGATACTACAACTCCTACTGCAAACGCGTTTGATCCATTGTATGCACCTATGGATTCCAAGAATGCCAAAATACCTACGAGAAGGGAATCTGGCAGGCAAATTAAGAAG CCAACAAGACAAGCGGAAGACGGCTTAGTGCCATACCATCAGGCCAATATGCCTCTTATGGGGGCAATGGCCCAGCag cctCCCCATGCTGGTgtcaaaggaaaagaaaaattgtctGAAGCACTAAAGTCTTGCaatgatattttgaaagaattattcGCTAAAAAACATTCG CCCTATGCTTGGCCTTTTTACAAACCTGTTGATGCAGAACTTCTAGGCCTTCATGACTATCATGAGATTATCAAGAAACCTATGGATCTTGGTACAGTAAAG ACGAAAATGGATAATCGTCAATATAAAACTGCGCATGAATTTGCGAGTGATGTACGACTTATATTTACTAATTGTTATAAGTATAACCCTCCTGATCATGACGTTGTTTCAATGGCTAGAAAACTACAAGATATATTTGAGATGAG ATATGCTAAAGTTCCCGATGAACCAATGGGTAGCAGTATGGTGGCTATGAAAGGAAGTAGCAGTGGTAGCGGTAGTAGTTCTGGAGGAGATAGTTCTTCCGAGAGTGATGATTCAGTTGAAGTTGAACGTACTCAGAAATTACTTGAATTACAGCAGGAG ttaaaagCTATGCAAGAGCAAATGAGGAAATTAGTAGAGGAGACcggtaaaaagaaaaacaaaaagaagaaaccaGATAAGCCAAAATCAAAGCCAATGAGCAATAAGAACAGCAGTCTTGTTGCCAGTCATACTGGTGCCATGAAAGAACTTATGAAACCGAGTGGGATTCCCAATGTGTCCGACAGTGTTGGTGCTAGTATAGCTAGTGTTGCAATGGGTGCAGGCGATTTGAAAATGCCTGGTGGCATAGCTAGTGATCTTCATCATCAAACTACAGCAGTAGGACCTAATAAGACCCATGCTGCAGGAAGCCTAGGGCATCATTTGCCAACAGCAGTGAATGCTAAGCCAAAAGGTAAACGGGGACCTGGAAAAGCTGCCACAACTGCGAATACCGCAACCAAAAGGCCGAAGGCTAACAGCAGATCTACTGggaacaagaagaaaaatactGGCAATCAACCACCTCCAATCACATTTGATTCAGAAGATGAAGACAATGCTAAACCAATGTCTTATGATGAGAAGAGGCAGCTTAGTTTGGATATTAATAAACTACCAG gtgaTAAATTAGGTCGTGTTGTACACATAATACAGTCTCGGGAACCTTCATTGAGGGATTCAAACCCAgatgaaattgaaattgattttgAGACACTGAAGCCATCGACGCTTAGAGAACTGGAAAGCTATGTTGCATCATGCCTCAGAAAGAAGCCAC ACAAAAAAGTCAGTGGTAAGTCTAAGGATGAACAAATGGCAGAAAAGAAACAAGAATTGGAAAAGAGGTTACAGGATGTAACAGGACAGTTAGGCAATGTCAAGAAAACTGCCAAGAAAG AAGACAGTAGTAAGTCTGTTGATGTAGTTGGAACCGGTGGTGCCAGTGGACCTTCGCGATTGTCGGCGTCAAGCAGTAGTAGCAGTGATAGTGACTCCAGCAGTAGTTCGCTTTCTTCATCAAGTACCGATTCAAGCGACAGTGAAGCAG GAAACTCATCAAATCGTCCACATAAAAAGAAAGCAAAGAAGAACGCACCAAGTACAGGACCTCCACCGACTGCTACCGTAGCATCG GCACCTACCTTAAATCATAGTGGAGCTCTTTTAATGAATAATCAACCATCGGCGAATTCTACGGGACCAATTACAAAGCCACCTGTTACGCAACCAAGCAATATTTCTTCAGAATCAg GAGGCAATAATAATCAACAGCCCGTCGCAGTGGCTGCTGTTACAACAGGGCAAAACATACCTGTCGCGAGTCACGCGTCTATGCCAGCCCAACCGTCACGACCTACAGCTCTGGCTACGGCCGCTCCTGTAAAAAAACCAACACcaacaccaccaccaccaccaccaccactaccaccgaCTACATCTAACCCACCAACTCCGTCGGTCTCTGTACCAACTCCACCGCCTAGCGTCACACCTACAAATACAAATTCTATGACAGCCTCGCCAGCTGTATCTCAACAACCGCAGCAACCACCAGCGTCCATTAGTTCCTTTCCAAATGCAAATACATCCGTTCCCACAGACGGAACAAATTTAAATCAACAGTCTGATCTTTTACAGCCATACAATACTTTAG CTTCGGTGCCTACTACACAGTCCTCCTTGGATCAAACACTTGCACTCAAAAAGGAGGCTTCATTTATTCAAACACAACCCACCTTGGATCAAACACTCGCTCTCAAGAAGGAGTCTTCATTTATCCAAACATCTCATACGAcgaataatactaataataataccAATCTGAGTTTACCGGATGTAAAATCTGTGAGCATGATGCCGACGAGTAATCTGAACTTGGGCAATATTAATGTGACAAACTTGAACATGAATTTGTCGCAAGGATTAGCAGCACATATGTCCATGCACAATCAATTAGAAAATATGATTAATACTACTGCGTCGTTGACTAATATACAGAATTCACACAACGTTACAATGTCGCAGCAGCATTCCAATGGGTTTCCTAATACAAAACGCGGAAATTCACCCAATATGCTGAATAATAACGGCATTCCAGGATTAAATATGGGAATGAATATGGGAACGATGAGTTCGATATTTGATCCCCTTCCTATAGTGACTATGCCGATGCAGATTTCTCAGATTGCtctaaaaaaagaggaaaagccTCCTTTCAGAGAAATACCAATTTCTCAGCCTCAACTGACACAGAAACCTATGGATG CAGGAGCTTTTTTTGCAGAAATGAACACCTTAGGAATACCACCTATGGGTAATCATACCAGTGCTCAATTGATGCCTGAAAAGAAAATGACCCCACCTGATTCGAAAAATTCTGCTTCGAACTTTGCATCCGCCTTTAAGAATAAg ACTGTAGAGCAGAATGTAAAAAATGCATCATCTTGGTCTTCCTTGGCACAAGCTTCAAGTCCTCAATCGGCAGCTGCAGGGAGTAGTATGAAGAGCGCAGCGCGAGATTCATTTCAGGCATTCAAGAAGCAAGCTAAAGAAAAACAGGATAGG cAAAGAGCTCTGATGGAGCAACAAGAAATGCGCAGACAGCAGAAGGAGCAAGCGGAACGAGAGAGATTAATGCGACAGGAGAATGAAAGAAGACGAGAACGAGAGGAAGAAGATGCTCTAGACAAAGTTAGGAAAAATATTGCAGATCAGCAAGGCAATGTTATGACTGCCACGACCAGAGCGGAAGAAGTAAAAGCCACTACTGATACAGATAGCAGTAGTCCGAGTCATTCGTCCAGTCAGGACAAGTCCGCTGCAGAAAGAGAACGTTTGAGGCAACGGGAGCAAGAACGTCGACGACGAGAAGCG ATGGCTAGCCATATTGACATGAACTTGCAGAGCGATTTGATGGCTGCGTTTGAGGAATCTTTATAA
- the LOC105201608 gene encoding homeotic protein female sterile isoform X8, whose product MSERNEVKMQQVDTISQNNSLDVEERERLCNIPKTSIPGKASTTPASPAKEPPPRDEPPLEPVNGIVQPPVVPPPNRPGRITNQLQFLQKGVLKPVWKHQFAWPFQQPVDAKKLNLPDYHKIIKKPMDLGTIKKRLENSYYWSGKECIQDFNTMFTNCYVYNKPGEDVVVMAQALEKLFLTKVAQMPKEEVELDPPVPKGPKGKKTGRVGGPGVGAVTPGAGRGRPSSGAAAVTSSVPNSLTPSATSAGTTGVIPMPPLGTQAPVSVPGSTNTTTIAPPSSMGVTPMATHNSLPQQVVPPTTGYHAQPAMDPQTAAAVPPPPQVPATPTVMPPSQPAKLKKGVKRKADTTTPTANAFDPLYAPMDSKNAKIPTRRESGRQIKKPTRQAEDGLVPYHQANMPLMGAMAQQPPHAGVKGKEKLSEALKSCNDILKELFAKKHSPYAWPFYKPVDAELLGLHDYHEIIKKPMDLGTVKTKMDNRQYKTAHEFASDVRLIFTNCYKYNPPDHDVVSMARKLQDIFEMRYAKVPDEPMGSSMVAMKGSSSGSGSSSGGDSSSESDDSVEVERTQKLLELQQELKAMQEQMRKLVEETGKKKNKKKKPDKPKSKPMSNKNSSLVASHTGAMKELMKPSGIPNVSDSVGASIASVAMGAGDLKMPGGIASDLHHQTTAVGPNKTHAAGSLGHHLPTAVNAKPKGKRGPGKAATTANTATKRPKANSRSTGNKKKNTGNQPPPITFDSEDEDNAKPMSYDEKRQLSLDINKLPGDKLGRVVHIIQSREPSLRDSNPDEIEIDFETLKPSTLRELESYVASCLRKKPHKKVSGKSKDEQMAEKKQELEKRLQDVTGQLGNVKKTAKKEDSSKSVDVVGTGGASGPSRLSASSSSSSDSDSSSSSLSSSSTDSSDSEAGNSSNRPHKKKAKKNAPSTGPPPTATVASAPTLNHSGALLMNNQPSANSTGPITKPPVTQPSNISSESASVPTTQSSLDQTLALKKEASFIQTQPTLDQTLALKKESSFIQTSHTTNNTNNNTNLSLPDVKSVSMMPTSNLNLGNINVTNLNMNLSQGLAAHMSMHNQLENMINTTASLTNIQNSHNVTMSQQHSNGFPNTKRGNSPNMLNNNGIPGLNMGMNMGTMSSIFDPLPIVTMPMQISQIALKKEEKPPFREIPISQPQLTQKPMDAGAFFAEMNTLGIPPMGNHTSAQLMPEKKMTPPDSKNSASNFASAFKNKTVEQNVKNASSWSSLAQASSPQSAAAGSSMKSAARDSFQAFKKQAKEKQDRQRALMEQQEMRRQQKEQAERERLMRQENERRREREEEDALDKVRKNIADQQGNVMTATTRAEEVKATTDTDSSSPSHSSSQDKSAAERERLRQREQERRRREAMASHIDMNLQSDLMAAFEESL is encoded by the exons ATGTCGGAAAG AAACGAAGTCAAGATGCAGCAGGTGGACACCATCTCGCAGAACAATTCT TTAGATGTGGAGGAGCGAGAAAGGCTGTGTAATATACCGAAG ACGAGTATACCTGGCAAGGCTTCAACTACGCCAGCGAGTCCTGCAAAGGAACCGCCTCCACGTGATGAACCACCTCTGGAACCGGTGAATGGCATAGTTCAACCACCGGTCGTTCCACCACCGAATCGTCCAGGACGTATCACGAATCAGttgcaatttttgcaaaaaggtGTTTTGAAGCCAGTATGGAAGCATCAATTTGCCTGGCCCTTCCAACAACCTGTAGATGCGAAAAAACTCAATTTACCA gatTATCACAAAATCATCAAAAAACCAATGGACTTGGGCACAATCAAAAAGCGGCTAGAGAATTCGTATTATTGGAGTGGGAAAGAATGCATTCAGGATTTCAATACCATGTTTACCAATTGTTATGTCTACAACAAGCCAGGAGAGGATGTTGTAGTCATGGCACAAGCTCTCGAAAAATTGTTTCTTACGAAG gTTGCCCAAATGCCGAAGGAAGAGGTGGAATTAGATCCACCTGTTCCGAAAGGACCCAAAGGCAAGAAAACTGGAAGAGTTGGTGGACCAGGAGTAGGTGCAGTAACTCCAGGAGCAGGTAGAGGACGGCCATCTTCTGGTGCAGCCGCCGTTACTTCCAGTGTACCAAATAGTTTAACACCTTCTGCTACATCAGCTGGAACAACAGGCGTAATACCAATGCCACCTCTTGGTACTCAGGCACCAGTTTCGGTACCTGGAAGCACAAATACAACTACCATCGCTCCACCATCAAGTATGGGTGTCACACCGATGGCTACTCACAATTCTCTGCCTCAGCAAGTTGTCCCTCCAACCACGGGTTACCATGCGCAGCCAGCAATGGATCCTCAAACAGCTGCTGCCGTACCGCCACCTCCACAAGTCCCTGCAACACCCACTGTAATGCCTCCGTCACAACCTGCCAAACTCAAAAAAGGAGTTAAAAGAAAAGCTGATACTACAACTCCTACTGCAAACGCGTTTGATCCATTGTATGCACCTATGGATTCCAAGAATGCCAAAATACCTACGAGAAGGGAATCTGGCAGGCAAATTAAGAAG CCAACAAGACAAGCGGAAGACGGCTTAGTGCCATACCATCAGGCCAATATGCCTCTTATGGGGGCAATGGCCCAGCag cctCCCCATGCTGGTgtcaaaggaaaagaaaaattgtctGAAGCACTAAAGTCTTGCaatgatattttgaaagaattattcGCTAAAAAACATTCG CCCTATGCTTGGCCTTTTTACAAACCTGTTGATGCAGAACTTCTAGGCCTTCATGACTATCATGAGATTATCAAGAAACCTATGGATCTTGGTACAGTAAAG ACGAAAATGGATAATCGTCAATATAAAACTGCGCATGAATTTGCGAGTGATGTACGACTTATATTTACTAATTGTTATAAGTATAACCCTCCTGATCATGACGTTGTTTCAATGGCTAGAAAACTACAAGATATATTTGAGATGAG ATATGCTAAAGTTCCCGATGAACCAATGGGTAGCAGTATGGTGGCTATGAAAGGAAGTAGCAGTGGTAGCGGTAGTAGTTCTGGAGGAGATAGTTCTTCCGAGAGTGATGATTCAGTTGAAGTTGAACGTACTCAGAAATTACTTGAATTACAGCAGGAG ttaaaagCTATGCAAGAGCAAATGAGGAAATTAGTAGAGGAGACcggtaaaaagaaaaacaaaaagaagaaaccaGATAAGCCAAAATCAAAGCCAATGAGCAATAAGAACAGCAGTCTTGTTGCCAGTCATACTGGTGCCATGAAAGAACTTATGAAACCGAGTGGGATTCCCAATGTGTCCGACAGTGTTGGTGCTAGTATAGCTAGTGTTGCAATGGGTGCAGGCGATTTGAAAATGCCTGGTGGCATAGCTAGTGATCTTCATCATCAAACTACAGCAGTAGGACCTAATAAGACCCATGCTGCAGGAAGCCTAGGGCATCATTTGCCAACAGCAGTGAATGCTAAGCCAAAAGGTAAACGGGGACCTGGAAAAGCTGCCACAACTGCGAATACCGCAACCAAAAGGCCGAAGGCTAACAGCAGATCTACTGggaacaagaagaaaaatactGGCAATCAACCACCTCCAATCACATTTGATTCAGAAGATGAAGACAATGCTAAACCAATGTCTTATGATGAGAAGAGGCAGCTTAGTTTGGATATTAATAAACTACCAG gtgaTAAATTAGGTCGTGTTGTACACATAATACAGTCTCGGGAACCTTCATTGAGGGATTCAAACCCAgatgaaattgaaattgattttgAGACACTGAAGCCATCGACGCTTAGAGAACTGGAAAGCTATGTTGCATCATGCCTCAGAAAGAAGCCAC ACAAAAAAGTCAGTGGTAAGTCTAAGGATGAACAAATGGCAGAAAAGAAACAAGAATTGGAAAAGAGGTTACAGGATGTAACAGGACAGTTAGGCAATGTCAAGAAAACTGCCAAGAAAG AAGACAGTAGTAAGTCTGTTGATGTAGTTGGAACCGGTGGTGCCAGTGGACCTTCGCGATTGTCGGCGTCAAGCAGTAGTAGCAGTGATAGTGACTCCAGCAGTAGTTCGCTTTCTTCATCAAGTACCGATTCAAGCGACAGTGAAGCAG GAAACTCATCAAATCGTCCACATAAAAAGAAAGCAAAGAAGAACGCACCAAGTACAGGACCTCCACCGACTGCTACCGTAGCATCG GCACCTACCTTAAATCATAGTGGAGCTCTTTTAATGAATAATCAACCATCGGCGAATTCTACGGGACCAATTACAAAGCCACCTGTTACGCAACCAAGCAATATTTCTTCAGAATCAg CTTCGGTGCCTACTACACAGTCCTCCTTGGATCAAACACTTGCACTCAAAAAGGAGGCTTCATTTATTCAAACACAACCCACCTTGGATCAAACACTCGCTCTCAAGAAGGAGTCTTCATTTATCCAAACATCTCATACGAcgaataatactaataataataccAATCTGAGTTTACCGGATGTAAAATCTGTGAGCATGATGCCGACGAGTAATCTGAACTTGGGCAATATTAATGTGACAAACTTGAACATGAATTTGTCGCAAGGATTAGCAGCACATATGTCCATGCACAATCAATTAGAAAATATGATTAATACTACTGCGTCGTTGACTAATATACAGAATTCACACAACGTTACAATGTCGCAGCAGCATTCCAATGGGTTTCCTAATACAAAACGCGGAAATTCACCCAATATGCTGAATAATAACGGCATTCCAGGATTAAATATGGGAATGAATATGGGAACGATGAGTTCGATATTTGATCCCCTTCCTATAGTGACTATGCCGATGCAGATTTCTCAGATTGCtctaaaaaaagaggaaaagccTCCTTTCAGAGAAATACCAATTTCTCAGCCTCAACTGACACAGAAACCTATGGATG CAGGAGCTTTTTTTGCAGAAATGAACACCTTAGGAATACCACCTATGGGTAATCATACCAGTGCTCAATTGATGCCTGAAAAGAAAATGACCCCACCTGATTCGAAAAATTCTGCTTCGAACTTTGCATCCGCCTTTAAGAATAAg ACTGTAGAGCAGAATGTAAAAAATGCATCATCTTGGTCTTCCTTGGCACAAGCTTCAAGTCCTCAATCGGCAGCTGCAGGGAGTAGTATGAAGAGCGCAGCGCGAGATTCATTTCAGGCATTCAAGAAGCAAGCTAAAGAAAAACAGGATAGG cAAAGAGCTCTGATGGAGCAACAAGAAATGCGCAGACAGCAGAAGGAGCAAGCGGAACGAGAGAGATTAATGCGACAGGAGAATGAAAGAAGACGAGAACGAGAGGAAGAAGATGCTCTAGACAAAGTTAGGAAAAATATTGCAGATCAGCAAGGCAATGTTATGACTGCCACGACCAGAGCGGAAGAAGTAAAAGCCACTACTGATACAGATAGCAGTAGTCCGAGTCATTCGTCCAGTCAGGACAAGTCCGCTGCAGAAAGAGAACGTTTGAGGCAACGGGAGCAAGAACGTCGACGACGAGAAGCG ATGGCTAGCCATATTGACATGAACTTGCAGAGCGATTTGATGGCTGCGTTTGAGGAATCTTTATAA